One window from the genome of Pedobacter schmidteae encodes:
- a CDS encoding glycoside hydrolase family 2 TIM barrel-domain containing protein, with product MKNYLILFLLLTAVKLNAQNQYELHTGWQCKPITEVSAGGAELSKPGQDLSGWMPATVPGTVLGTLLDQKKVPDPFYGMNNQHIKDIYDTGNAYYTYWFVKSFTQGAKGDEQVWLKLRGVNYKSDIYLNGKKVNPQTHVGMHLRQQYNITKLLAANGNNRLVILVSPPDFPGAPNGGQGGDGTIAKGLTTQYTAGWDWIQPIRDRNTGIWDKVFIETTGGVNLENPHVITLVPGKRLPQGKQEPAIVRTSCEIENPLAKPVSGYLQYALEGQLIKTAVQLKAGEKKTVKLPDLELKSPKLWWPAGYGEHPLYQINMTFVDASGKTITTEKVQFGVREITTRWNEHTRSRENLVNGQKIFIKGGNWVISDAMLRFSDQRYDAEVRFHRDMNLNLIRIWGGAITERPEFYQACDKYGMLVFQDFWFSGDCNGKWTDPLKKDDQWTRRQYPDDHELVLTAAADQIKMIRNHPSLAFWCGGNEMTPPDDILFPLKEKILPELDGTRYFFDYSNSNDMSYNFLGGNGDGPYTIQDPKIFWSFKTYPYNTEVGSVGVGDYASLQRFIPASNLIAPQHKQEPDSVWAYHKYIPYDQHIDPYGKAKDAKDFAMKAQLVNYNQYRSLMEGFSSHMWDWYTGVMIWKTQNPWTSMRGQMYDYYLDVNACLYGLRKGSEPLHIMMNPLDSMVTIVNNGFAIQRNVMVQANLYNLEGKLEQQIQAFAEVAASTTQRTFPVNEALKKLNAKKGCFVELKLLNAQQQVLSENLYWMSGHDGNYSGLQEMKAATLKLSSKVVEKGKISLNLKNDQGNPVAFFNRIAVINSKTGERILPAFFSDNYLTVLPGEEKTVTVDFPGQGATPLSIEVYGWNVKSQTLPIQP from the coding sequence ATGAAAAATTACCTTATACTATTTTTATTATTAACTGCGGTTAAATTGAATGCCCAAAACCAATATGAACTGCATACGGGATGGCAATGCAAGCCTATCACAGAAGTAAGTGCCGGCGGGGCCGAACTATCCAAGCCTGGTCAGGATTTATCGGGCTGGATGCCTGCCACCGTTCCCGGAACGGTACTGGGCACCTTGTTGGACCAGAAAAAAGTGCCCGACCCATTTTATGGGATGAACAATCAGCACATTAAAGACATTTATGATACCGGCAATGCCTATTATACCTATTGGTTTGTAAAATCTTTTACACAAGGTGCCAAAGGTGACGAGCAGGTTTGGCTCAAATTGAGGGGCGTAAATTACAAAAGCGACATTTATCTGAACGGCAAAAAGGTAAACCCTCAAACTCATGTGGGTATGCACCTGCGCCAACAATATAACATTACCAAACTGTTGGCCGCAAATGGCAACAACAGGCTGGTCATATTGGTTTCTCCACCTGATTTCCCGGGTGCACCAAACGGCGGACAGGGTGGCGACGGGACCATTGCCAAAGGTTTAACTACACAGTATACGGCAGGCTGGGACTGGATACAGCCTATCCGCGACCGTAATACAGGTATATGGGACAAAGTATTTATAGAAACTACAGGCGGAGTGAATTTAGAAAATCCTCACGTCATTACACTGGTTCCGGGCAAACGCTTACCTCAAGGTAAGCAGGAACCAGCAATTGTCCGTACCTCCTGCGAAATCGAAAATCCACTGGCCAAACCGGTAAGCGGATACCTGCAGTACGCATTAGAAGGACAATTGATCAAAACGGCGGTACAGCTCAAAGCCGGCGAAAAGAAAACGGTAAAACTGCCCGACCTGGAGTTGAAAAGTCCTAAGCTTTGGTGGCCGGCGGGTTATGGCGAACATCCCTTGTACCAAATCAACATGACTTTTGTGGATGCTTCCGGAAAAACCATAACAACCGAAAAAGTTCAGTTTGGTGTACGGGAAATCACCACTCGCTGGAATGAACATACCCGTAGCCGCGAAAACCTGGTCAACGGACAAAAGATTTTTATCAAAGGAGGCAACTGGGTTATTTCCGATGCGATGTTGCGCTTCTCCGACCAGCGTTATGATGCCGAAGTTCGTTTTCACCGCGATATGAACCTCAACCTCATCCGCATCTGGGGAGGTGCTATTACCGAACGCCCTGAATTTTATCAGGCCTGCGATAAGTATGGTATGCTGGTGTTCCAGGATTTCTGGTTCAGTGGCGATTGTAATGGCAAATGGACCGATCCGCTGAAGAAAGACGATCAGTGGACCCGCCGACAATATCCAGACGACCATGAGCTGGTGCTGACTGCTGCGGCCGACCAGATCAAAATGATCCGCAACCATCCTTCATTGGCTTTCTGGTGCGGTGGCAATGAGATGACCCCGCCTGATGACATCTTATTCCCGCTGAAAGAGAAGATCCTCCCCGAGTTGGATGGTACCCGTTATTTCTTCGACTATTCCAACTCCAACGACATGTCGTACAATTTTCTGGGCGGCAATGGCGATGGCCCTTACACCATACAGGACCCTAAAATTTTCTGGTCTTTCAAAACTTATCCCTACAACACCGAGGTGGGTTCGGTAGGGGTGGGCGATTATGCTTCGCTTCAACGTTTTATCCCGGCATCAAACCTGATTGCCCCGCAACATAAGCAAGAGCCCGACTCGGTATGGGCATATCACAAATACATTCCTTACGATCAGCATATCGATCCTTATGGAAAAGCCAAAGATGCCAAAGACTTTGCAATGAAGGCCCAATTGGTCAATTACAATCAATACCGCTCGCTGATGGAGGGCTTTTCTTCCCACATGTGGGATTGGTATACGGGCGTGATGATCTGGAAAACACAGAACCCATGGACGTCTATGCGCGGGCAGATGTACGATTATTACCTGGATGTCAACGCCTGCCTGTATGGCCTGCGTAAAGGCTCCGAACCTTTGCACATTATGATGAACCCGTTGGATAGCATGGTCACTATTGTCAACAATGGTTTTGCCATACAGCGCAACGTAATGGTTCAGGCCAATCTGTACAACCTGGAAGGGAAATTAGAACAACAAATTCAGGCCTTTGCCGAAGTGGCGGCCAGTACCACGCAAAGAACATTCCCGGTAAATGAGGCGCTTAAAAAGCTGAATGCTAAAAAGGGATGCTTTGTGGAATTAAAGCTGCTCAATGCCCAGCAACAGGTGCTGAGCGAGAACCTGTACTGGATGTCGGGCCATGATGGCAATTACAGCGGACTTCAGGAAATGAAAGCGGCTACATTGAAGCTAAGCAGCAAAGTAGTGGAAAAAGGAAAAATATCGCTGAACCTGAAAAATGACCAGGGCAATCCTGTGGCATTTTTTAACCGCATTGCAGTCATCAATTCCAAAACCGGCGAACGCATATTGCCGGCATTTTTCTCCGACAACTACCTTACCGTATTGCCGGGCGAAGAAAAAACGGTGACGGTAGATTTCCCCGGTCAAGGGGCTACGCCTTTAAGTATTGAAGTATACGGCTGGAATGTTAAAAGCCAAACCCTACCTATTCAACCATAA
- a CDS encoding glycoside hydrolase family 125 protein, whose translation MKRRNFIQHTALMGAALLYRPTDIFATETTVADFPVVRPALAARKFTSKTVEAAIKAFKAGVADKEQAWLFENCFPNTLDTTVFPGTLNGRPDTYVITGDIDAMWLRDSCAQVWPYLPFIHDDEKLATLIAGVINRQAQLIIRDPYANAFFKDGEKESEWKSDMTTMKPGVHERKWEIDSLCYAIRLAHAYWKKTNDKKPFDAEWEKSIRLILQTFKEQQRKTDRGPYHFQRETAKPTDTLPMEGYGFPVKPTGMICSMFRPSDDATIFPYLIPSNFFAVVSLRQAAEMVSALRKDAELAQALTGLAEEVAAGLKKHATYQHPEFGEIYAFEVDGMGNRYLMDDANIPSLLALPYLDAMPVTDQVYQNTRRFCLSDSNPFFYKGKTMEGIGGPHVGKDQMIWPLSIIARGLTSTDPKEIKHCLQMLKASHAGTGFMHESFQKDDPAQFTRSWFAWANTIYGEFLWKVFKENPTLLRD comes from the coding sequence ATGAAAAGAAGAAATTTTATCCAACATACGGCCTTGATGGGGGCAGCGCTATTATACCGCCCAACTGATATTTTTGCGACTGAAACCACAGTTGCCGACTTCCCGGTAGTAAGGCCTGCATTGGCAGCGCGTAAATTTACCAGCAAAACCGTCGAAGCGGCGATAAAAGCCTTCAAAGCAGGAGTTGCCGATAAAGAACAGGCCTGGTTGTTCGAAAACTGTTTCCCCAATACATTGGATACTACGGTATTTCCAGGTACCCTAAATGGCCGCCCGGATACCTATGTCATTACCGGCGATATTGATGCCATGTGGCTGCGCGACAGCTGCGCGCAGGTTTGGCCATATCTGCCCTTTATCCATGATGATGAAAAGCTGGCTACTTTAATTGCAGGGGTCATCAACCGCCAGGCGCAACTCATCATCCGCGATCCTTATGCCAATGCTTTTTTCAAAGATGGAGAAAAGGAAAGCGAGTGGAAATCGGATATGACCACCATGAAACCGGGGGTACATGAGCGTAAATGGGAAATCGATTCTCTGTGTTATGCCATCCGCCTGGCGCATGCCTATTGGAAAAAAACAAATGATAAAAAGCCTTTTGATGCCGAATGGGAAAAATCCATCCGGTTGATCCTGCAAACTTTTAAAGAGCAGCAACGAAAAACAGATCGCGGGCCTTATCATTTTCAACGCGAAACGGCCAAGCCTACCGATACCCTGCCTATGGAGGGTTATGGCTTTCCGGTAAAACCTACCGGGATGATCTGTTCTATGTTCAGGCCAAGTGACGATGCCACCATTTTCCCTTATTTGATTCCTTCCAACTTTTTTGCGGTAGTGAGTTTAAGGCAGGCTGCCGAAATGGTAAGTGCTTTGCGCAAGGATGCAGAACTGGCACAAGCTTTAACCGGTTTGGCCGAAGAAGTGGCGGCAGGATTAAAAAAACACGCTACCTATCAGCATCCCGAATTTGGCGAGATTTATGCCTTTGAAGTGGATGGAATGGGCAACCGCTACCTGATGGATGATGCCAATATCCCAAGCCTGCTGGCTTTACCTTACCTGGATGCCATGCCGGTCACCGATCAGGTTTACCAGAATACGCGTCGCTTCTGCCTGTCTGACAGCAATCCGTTTTTTTACAAAGGTAAAACCATGGAAGGCATTGGTGGCCCGCACGTGGGCAAAGATCAAATGATCTGGCCACTGAGCATCATTGCCCGTGGACTTACCAGCACCGATCCGAAAGAAATAAAACATTGTTTGCAAATGCTGAAAGCCAGCCATGCCGGCACCGGTTTTATGCATGAGTCGTTTCAGAAAGACGATCCTGCACAGTTTACCCGAAGCTGGTTTGCCTGGGCCAATACCATTTATGGAGAATTTTTATGGAAGGTGTTCAAAGAAAACCCTACTTTGCTAAGGGATTAG
- a CDS encoding ROK family protein, whose amino-acid sequence MSAYRYVLGADIGGSHITAAVMDMENRVMLEHSVSRSSLNSQAPVSHIMDSWTEVMNEACQKAGVKLEKVGLAMPGPFDYENGISLITGTGKYEALYQLNVKELLAKALGIGPEAILMKNDAACFLAGETFSGSAKNYNRVIGITLGTGLGSAIFDGNDVTDANLWCIPYGDSIAEDYISTRWFLKRYHQLTGLNILNVKEMTALYDESDTVRQIFDEFVQHLAAFLEHFQGQAKADAIVIGGNIARAASRFLPGLNRALKKLEISQPVFISETTELAALAGAASCWKTPQSIS is encoded by the coding sequence ATGAGTGCGTATAGATATGTATTGGGTGCTGATATTGGCGGCTCGCACATTACTGCCGCAGTAATGGATATGGAAAACAGGGTAATGCTGGAGCATTCCGTTAGCCGCAGTTCGCTAAATTCACAGGCGCCGGTCAGTCACATTATGGACAGCTGGACGGAAGTCATGAACGAAGCTTGCCAAAAGGCTGGTGTAAAACTGGAAAAGGTGGGTCTGGCTATGCCTGGTCCCTTTGATTATGAGAATGGCATTTCTCTGATCACCGGTACTGGTAAATACGAAGCTTTGTACCAATTGAACGTAAAAGAGCTGCTGGCAAAGGCGCTGGGTATTGGTCCCGAGGCCATCCTGATGAAGAATGATGCAGCCTGCTTTCTGGCTGGCGAAACTTTTTCTGGCTCGGCCAAAAATTATAACCGTGTTATTGGCATTACCCTGGGTACAGGCCTGGGGTCGGCTATTTTTGATGGTAACGATGTTACTGATGCCAACTTATGGTGCATCCCTTATGGCGATAGCATTGCCGAAGATTATATCTCTACCCGCTGGTTTTTGAAACGTTATCATCAGCTTACCGGCCTCAATATTTTAAACGTAAAAGAAATGACAGCTTTGTACGACGAGTCGGATACCGTGCGCCAGATTTTTGACGAATTTGTACAGCACCTTGCAGCTTTCCTGGAACATTTTCAGGGGCAAGCCAAAGCCGATGCCATTGTAATTGGCGGCAACATTGCCCGTGCGGCATCCAGGTTCTTGCCGGGATTAAACAGGGCACTAAAAAAACTGGAAATCAGTCAGCCTGTCTTCATTTCTGAAACGACCGAGTTAGCAGCATTGGCCGGCGCGGCCAGTTGCTGGAAAACCCCACAATCCATATCATGA
- a CDS encoding GH92 family glycosyl hydrolase, with protein sequence MNLSHFFKFSSFCGLILLLTTQSSVAQPVNIQSPADWVNPLMGTSSTYELSNGNTYPAVAVPWGMNFWTPQTGKMGDGWQYMYTANKIRGFKQTHQPSPWMNDYGQFSIMPVTGKLKVTEEGRASWFSHKTEVVKPYYYSVYLADQDVTAEMTPTERSAQFRFIYPQTDSAFVVIDAFDKGSYIKVIPSENKIIGYSTRYAAGSLTNFKNYFVIYSSKPFSFAKTYNGGKVGGTLEMQSEHALAVIGFKTNRGEQVHLRVASSFVSAEQAELNLSREQGKASFENIKEQAKTAWNKALGKLDVAGGTETQTKTFYSCLYRTLLFPNKLYELDANNQIIHYSPYNGKVLPGYMFAGTGFWDTFRALYPFLNLVYPGINKEMQEGLINTYKEGGFLPEWSSPGYANVMIGNNSASVVAEAYLKGLRGYDIQTLYQALLHGANNEGPMDAVGRKGVKYYNELGYVPYNVGINENAARTLEYAYDDFAIYRLGKALGRPQAETDLYKQRSLNYTKLFDPSTGLMRGKNKDGSFASPFNPFKWGDAFTEGNSWHYSWSVFHDIKGLMNLMGGQDKFNARLDQVFSLPPIFDESYYGQVIHEIREMQIVNMGQYAHGNQPIQHMPYLYAYGGQPWKTQQHVREIMNKLYQPTPDGYCGDEDNGQTSAWYVFSAMGFYPVCPASDQYVLGAPLFKKITLTLENGKKVNITAANNNAQNYYVSNMRFNGQPQTKNWLDHAALMKGATIDFQMTDKPNLKRGTGNADRPYSLSDQ encoded by the coding sequence ATGAACCTAAGCCATTTTTTTAAATTCAGTTCCTTTTGCGGTCTTATACTGTTATTAACTACACAAAGTAGTGTTGCACAGCCTGTCAATATCCAAAGCCCGGCCGACTGGGTAAACCCGCTGATGGGTACCAGTTCAACCTACGAACTTTCTAATGGCAATACCTATCCGGCGGTAGCGGTGCCCTGGGGCATGAACTTCTGGACGCCGCAGACCGGAAAAATGGGCGATGGATGGCAGTACATGTATACCGCCAACAAAATCAGGGGTTTTAAACAAACCCACCAGCCATCACCCTGGATGAACGATTACGGACAATTCTCTATCATGCCCGTAACCGGGAAGTTAAAGGTAACCGAAGAGGGCAGGGCCAGCTGGTTTTCGCACAAAACAGAAGTCGTAAAACCTTATTATTATAGCGTATACCTGGCCGATCAGGATGTTACGGCCGAAATGACCCCAACCGAACGTTCGGCACAGTTCCGGTTTATCTATCCACAAACGGATAGTGCCTTTGTGGTGATTGATGCCTTCGACAAAGGCTCTTATATCAAAGTCATTCCTTCCGAAAATAAAATCATTGGCTATTCAACCCGCTATGCAGCTGGTTCATTAACCAACTTTAAAAATTACTTTGTCATCTATTCCAGCAAGCCGTTTAGCTTCGCCAAAACTTACAATGGCGGTAAGGTGGGCGGTACCCTCGAAATGCAGAGCGAGCATGCTTTGGCGGTCATTGGTTTCAAAACCAATAGGGGCGAGCAGGTGCACCTGCGCGTGGCCTCTTCTTTTGTCAGTGCCGAGCAGGCCGAACTGAACCTGTCGCGCGAGCAGGGAAAAGCCAGCTTCGAAAACATCAAAGAACAGGCTAAAACAGCCTGGAACAAAGCCTTGGGTAAGCTGGATGTAGCTGGTGGTACCGAAACACAAACCAAAACTTTCTATTCTTGTTTGTATCGCACGCTATTGTTCCCAAACAAGCTTTATGAACTGGATGCCAACAACCAGATTATTCACTATAGTCCTTACAATGGCAAAGTATTGCCCGGCTATATGTTTGCCGGTACCGGTTTCTGGGATACTTTCCGTGCTTTATACCCTTTCCTCAACCTGGTATACCCGGGCATCAACAAAGAAATGCAGGAGGGGCTGATCAATACCTATAAAGAAGGAGGCTTTTTGCCCGAATGGTCAAGCCCTGGCTATGCCAATGTGATGATTGGCAACAACTCGGCCTCGGTAGTGGCCGAAGCTTACCTGAAAGGCTTAAGAGGATATGACATCCAAACCCTGTACCAGGCCTTGTTGCATGGCGCAAATAACGAAGGCCCGATGGATGCTGTAGGCCGAAAAGGGGTTAAATACTATAATGAACTGGGTTATGTGCCTTACAATGTAGGCATCAACGAAAATGCTGCAAGAACACTAGAGTATGCCTATGATGATTTTGCAATATACCGCCTGGGCAAAGCCTTAGGCCGGCCCCAGGCAGAAACTGATTTATATAAACAAAGAAGCTTAAATTATACCAAACTCTTTGATCCATCTACCGGCCTGATGCGTGGTAAAAATAAAGATGGTTCTTTTGCCAGCCCTTTTAACCCCTTCAAATGGGGCGATGCCTTTACCGAAGGCAACAGCTGGCATTACTCCTGGAGCGTATTTCACGACATCAAAGGCCTGATGAACCTAATGGGTGGCCAGGATAAGTTCAATGCCAGGCTGGACCAGGTTTTCAGCCTGCCACCAATATTCGACGAAAGTTATTACGGACAGGTGATTCATGAAATCAGGGAAATGCAGATTGTAAATATGGGGCAATATGCCCATGGTAACCAGCCCATACAGCACATGCCTTACCTGTATGCTTATGGCGGGCAGCCCTGGAAAACCCAGCAGCATGTACGCGAAATTATGAACAAGCTATACCAACCCACACCTGACGGATATTGTGGCGATGAAGACAACGGTCAAACCTCGGCCTGGTATGTGTTCTCGGCCATGGGCTTTTACCCGGTATGCCCGGCATCCGATCAGTATGTGCTGGGGGCGCCTTTGTTTAAAAAGATAACCCTTACCCTCGAAAACGGGAAAAAGGTAAACATCACTGCGGCCAACAACAACGCCCAAAACTATTATGTGAGCAACATGCGTTTTAACGGGCAGCCGCAAACCAAAAACTGGTTAGATCACGCTGCTTTAATGAAGGGCGCAACCATCGATTTTCAGATGACCGACAAACCAAACTTAAAAAGAGGAACCGGCAATGCCGATCGTCCTTACTCCTTATCCGATCAATAA
- a CDS encoding sugar MFS transporter yields MQTEAQTTTTRVSPSYTTPLISLTFLFFMWGFITCMNDILIPHLKGLFVLSYLEAMLVQFCFFGAYFIGSVVYFLISYFKGDPINRIGYKNGLLLGLVVSALGCLMFYPAATLSVYGLFLAAFFILGLGFTLLQITANPYVSLLGKESTASGRLNLVQAFNSFGTTIAPILGGYLIFHFFAANGHLSAGATKIPYLIFSGIFVLLTLFIYKVKLPDFASHEAGMDGLGALRFPQLKGGIFAIFFYVGAEVTIGSFMISFLEHGNIMGLKETVAKNYLSLYWGGAMIGRFLGAISMNDVLSKGKKMLYMILVCAGLFVLLYSIVDLQFAQMQWFLIFIAINLVGFSIGKSAPALMLSIFAAINITLLLITVFSNGALSMWCLLGIGLFNSIMWSNIFTLSISGLGEYKSQGSSLLVMAILGGAVIPLIQGSVADAVGIQYSFLLPVLCYAYVAWFGLFCLKKFKSTDLERPVSSGH; encoded by the coding sequence ATGCAGACCGAAGCACAAACCACCACCACCCGCGTGAGCCCAAGCTACACCACGCCCCTCATTTCCCTTACATTCCTGTTTTTCATGTGGGGATTTATCACCTGTATGAATGATATCCTCATCCCACACCTCAAAGGTTTGTTTGTGTTGAGTTATCTGGAGGCCATGTTGGTGCAGTTTTGTTTCTTTGGCGCCTATTTCATTGGCTCAGTGGTGTATTTCCTCATCTCCTATTTCAAAGGCGATCCCATCAACCGCATCGGCTATAAAAACGGCTTGTTGCTTGGACTTGTCGTATCCGCCCTGGGCTGTCTGATGTTTTATCCTGCGGCTACACTGTCTGTTTATGGCTTGTTCCTGGCTGCTTTCTTTATCCTTGGCCTGGGTTTTACGCTGTTGCAAATCACGGCAAACCCTTACGTTTCCCTTTTGGGCAAAGAAAGTACCGCTTCAGGCCGTTTAAACCTGGTACAGGCATTCAACTCATTTGGTACCACCATTGCACCTATTTTGGGCGGTTACCTCATTTTCCATTTTTTTGCGGCCAACGGGCACTTGTCTGCAGGTGCCACCAAAATCCCTTACCTTATTTTTTCGGGCATCTTTGTATTGCTGACCCTGTTCATTTATAAAGTAAAACTACCCGATTTTGCCAGTCACGAGGCCGGTATGGATGGTTTAGGCGCTTTGCGTTTCCCGCAGCTAAAGGGCGGTATCTTTGCCATTTTCTTTTACGTAGGGGCCGAGGTAACCATTGGTAGCTTTATGATCAGCTTTTTGGAGCATGGCAACATCATGGGCCTAAAAGAAACAGTGGCCAAAAACTACCTTTCGCTGTACTGGGGCGGGGCCATGATTGGCCGTTTCCTGGGTGCCATCAGCATGAATGATGTACTGAGCAAAGGCAAAAAAATGCTGTACATGATTTTGGTTTGTGCCGGTCTTTTTGTGTTGCTGTACAGCATTGTCGACCTGCAGTTCGCCCAAATGCAATGGTTCCTCATTTTTATCGCCATCAACCTGGTTGGTTTCAGTATCGGCAAGTCGGCACCTGCACTAATGCTCAGCATTTTTGCGGCCATCAATATCACGCTGCTGCTCATCACGGTATTTAGTAATGGCGCCTTGTCTATGTGGTGTTTGCTGGGTATCGGCCTGTTCAATTCCATCATGTGGTCTAATATTTTTACTCTGTCTATATCGGGGCTGGGCGAATACAAAAGTCAGGGTTCATCACTATTGGTAATGGCCATTTTGGGTGGGGCAGTTATCCCGTTAATACAAGGTAGCGTAGCTGATGCCGTAGGCATTCAGTATTCCTTCCTGTTACCCGTATTGTGCTATGCTTATGTAGCCTGGTTTGGCTTATTCTGCTTAAAGAAATTCAAATCTACTGACCTGGAGAGACCAGTCAGTTCAGGTCATTAA
- a CDS encoding GH92 family glycosyl hydrolase: MRRLSLILIATFLTGAVFAQEKLTKCVDPHIGSAAHGHVFVGANVPFGAVQLGPSNVFGGWDWCSGYNYVSNTITGFSHTHLSGTGIGDMNDILVMPATGPIGGDYVSLFSHDQEVTKAGYYSVLLQKHQIKAEMTATERVGFHRYTFPKGKKDAHLMLDLAAGLGWDMPVDTYVKLLNPTTLVGYRFSKGWSNDQRLFFAIKLSQPLKTLELYDSTAVKPGNSLKAVKVKAYLKFGGIAAQVLKLKVGLSPVSYQNALANIQAELPGWDFEQTVAKADQKWNLELQKVKIEADPETKTKFYTAMYHTMIAPLVFNDVNGDYRGTDKKVYPKAPFTNYTTFSLWDTYRAYHPLFTILHPDKVSDVINSFLAIYQQQGKLPVWHLMGSETNTMIGYHAVPIIADAYLKGFKGFDAKLAYEAAKHSAMQKTDGIDYAQQLKYIPADKVIEAVAKGLEYAIDDWCIAQMAKAMGKTDDYAYFSKRALLYKEYFDQQSQFMRGKLQDGSWRTPFDPVASKHREDDYTEGNAWQYTWLVPQDPAGLIGLFGGDAPFTKKLDELFSMSSKMGEGSSPDITGLIGQYAHGNEPNHHIPYLYAFAGQPYKTADVVRKVTDSLYTVKPDGLCGNEDLGQMSAWYVYSALGFYPVNPANGVYVFGSPTVNDAVISLPGGKKFELKVVDNNRQNKYIQRVELNGKPYPKSYLLHADLVKGGKLVLFMGSKPSPTWGTAPADRPK; the protein is encoded by the coding sequence ATGCGTAGACTGAGCTTAATACTGATTGCAACTTTTTTAACGGGTGCTGTTTTTGCCCAGGAAAAACTGACCAAATGTGTTGATCCGCATATCGGATCGGCAGCCCACGGCCATGTGTTTGTGGGGGCCAATGTACCTTTCGGCGCAGTGCAGCTGGGCCCCAGCAACGTGTTTGGGGGCTGGGACTGGTGTAGCGGCTACAATTATGTCAGCAATACCATCACAGGCTTCTCGCATACCCATTTAAGCGGAACAGGTATTGGCGACATGAACGATATCCTGGTGATGCCGGCTACAGGTCCCATTGGCGGCGATTATGTTTCTCTTTTTTCTCATGATCAGGAGGTTACCAAAGCGGGATATTACAGCGTATTGTTGCAAAAACATCAAATCAAGGCCGAAATGACAGCTACCGAGCGGGTAGGTTTTCACCGCTATACTTTTCCTAAGGGGAAAAAGGATGCGCACCTGATGTTGGATCTGGCCGCCGGACTGGGCTGGGACATGCCGGTAGATACGTATGTAAAACTGTTAAACCCAACCACGCTGGTGGGTTACCGCTTTTCAAAAGGCTGGTCTAATGATCAACGCTTGTTTTTTGCCATAAAATTATCGCAGCCGCTAAAAACCTTGGAGCTGTACGACAGTACTGCTGTAAAACCAGGCAACAGCCTGAAGGCGGTCAAAGTAAAAGCCTATCTCAAGTTCGGCGGCATCGCTGCACAGGTTTTAAAACTAAAAGTGGGGCTTTCACCAGTCAGTTACCAAAATGCGCTGGCCAATATACAGGCCGAGTTACCGGGATGGGATTTTGAGCAGACGGTAGCCAAAGCCGATCAGAAATGGAACCTGGAACTACAAAAGGTAAAGATCGAAGCCGATCCGGAAACCAAAACCAAATTTTATACCGCCATGTACCATACCATGATTGCACCATTGGTGTTCAATGACGTAAATGGCGACTATCGTGGAACGGATAAAAAGGTATATCCTAAAGCCCCTTTTACCAATTATACCACTTTCTCTTTATGGGATACTTACCGGGCTTACCATCCTTTGTTCACTATCCTGCATCCCGATAAGGTATCAGATGTAATCAATTCTTTCCTGGCCATTTATCAGCAGCAGGGCAAATTGCCGGTATGGCACCTGATGGGCAGTGAAACCAATACCATGATTGGTTACCACGCCGTTCCCATTATTGCCGATGCTTACCTGAAAGGTTTTAAGGGATTTGATGCCAAACTGGCCTACGAAGCGGCAAAACATAGCGCCATGCAAAAAACAGATGGTATTGATTATGCGCAGCAGCTGAAATATATCCCGGCCGATAAAGTGATAGAGGCCGTGGCCAAGGGGCTGGAATATGCCATTGACGATTGGTGTATTGCCCAGATGGCCAAAGCTATGGGCAAAACCGACGACTATGCCTATTTCAGCAAAAGGGCCTTGTTATATAAGGAATATTTCGATCAGCAAAGCCAGTTTATGCGGGGCAAACTGCAGGACGGCAGCTGGCGTACGCCTTTTGACCCTGTTGCTTCCAAACACCGTGAAGATGATTATACCGAGGGTAATGCCTGGCAGTATACCTGGCTGGTACCTCAGGATCCTGCAGGTTTAATTGGGTTGTTTGGTGGCGATGCTCCTTTTACCAAAAAACTGGATGAGTTGTTTAGCATGAGCTCTAAAATGGGCGAAGGCAGTTCGCCAGATATTACCGGTTTGATAGGGCAGTACGCCCATGGCAACGAGCCCAATCACCATATCCCTTATTTGTATGCTTTTGCGGGGCAACCCTATAAAACGGCCGATGTGGTAAGGAAGGTAACAGATTCCCTGTATACGGTAAAGCCTGATGGTTTGTGTGGCAATGAAGATCTTGGACAGATGTCGGCCTGGTATGTATACTCTGCCCTGGGCTTTTACCCCGTTAATCCCGCCAATGGTGTGTATGTATTCGGTAGCCCAACTGTAAATGATGCGGTTATCAGTTTACCGGGTGGTAAAAAGTTCGAGCTAAAAGTGGTAGACAACAACCGGCAAAACAAATACATCCAGCGCGTGGAGCTGAATGGTAAACCTTATCCTAAATCGTACTTATTGCATGCCGATCTGGTTAAAGGCGGCAAACTGGTATTGTTTATGGGGAGCAAGCCTTCGCCAACCTGGGGTACGGCACCCGCAGACCGACCAAAATAG